One genomic segment of Cololabis saira isolate AMF1-May2022 chromosome 22, fColSai1.1, whole genome shotgun sequence includes these proteins:
- the pde7a gene encoding high affinity cAMP-specific 3',5'-cyclic phosphodiesterase 7A isoform X2: MEVCYQLPVLPLDRPVPKHVLSRRGAISFSSSSSLFGAPDPRQLSQITTFPLVNRGRKSRLEDRRGAISYDSSDQTALYIRMLGDVRVRSQVGFEPERRSSHPYHCIDFRTLHTRLGCGASATSSEKTEKRVHRLLSFQRYLHSSRLLRGIPQQIPLHILDEDYTGQARCMLEKVGNWNFDVFLFDKLTNGNSLVTLTFHLLNHYDLVELFQLDMVKLWRFLVLVQEDYHNDNPYHNAVHAADVTQAMHCYLQEPMLAKSLTSFDILLGILAAATHDLGHPGVNQPFLIKTDHYLAKLYKNTSVLENHHWKSAVGLLRETGLFSHLPPEDSLNMERELGSLILATDISRQNDYLSRFRTHLDKDSLCLRNASHRHFILQMTLKCADICNPCRPWELSKQWSEKVTAEFFQQGDIEKEHKLEVSPFCDREKNTVGNIQIGFMTYVAEPLFGEWARFSDTRLSQTMLGHMGLNKASWGSLLQEQSPISEEAEPAAAGTDTKDVAAGGTSSKEIPQGSKES, from the exons ATGGAAGTATGTTATCAGCTGCCGGTGTTGCCTCTGGACAGGCCGGTTCCCAAGCATGTCCTCAGCCGCAGAGGGGCCATCAGTTTCAGCTCCAGCTCTTCTCTGTTCGGGGCTCCTGATCCCAGGCAGCTGTCACAG ATAACGACATTTCCTCTGgtaaacagaggacgaaagagtAGGCTTGAAGAC agACGAGGGGCCATCTCCTATGACAGCTCTGATCAGACTGCCCTCTACATTCGTATGCTCG GAGATGTGAGAGTGAGAAGTCAGGTTGGATTTGAACCAGAACGAAGAAGCTCCCACCCGTACCATTGCATTGATTTCCGAACACTTCATA CACGACTGGGTTGTGGCGCCTCGGCTACCAGCTCTGAAAAGACTGAAAAGAGGGTTCACAGACTTCTCAGCTTCCAGAGATACCTGCACTCGTCCCGCCTGCTGCGGGGAATCCCCCAGCAGATCCCCCTCCACATCCTCGATGAAGACTACACTGGACAGGCTAGA TGCATGCTGGAAAAAGTTGGCAACTGGAATTTTGATGTTTTCCTCTTTGATAAGTTGACAAACG GCAACAGTCTGGTCACCCTGACTTTCCATCTGTTGAACCACTATGACCTGGTGGAGCTCTTCCAGCTGGATATGGTCAAACTGTGGAggtttctggtcctggttcaggagGATTACCACAATGACAACCCGTACCACAACGCTGTCCACGCTGCAGATGTCACGCAGGCCATGCACTGCTACCTGCAGGAGCCCATG CTTGCAAAGTCTTTGACCTCCTTCGACATCCTCCTGGGTATCCTAGCAGCTGCCACACATGACCTGGGCCATCCTGGTGTCAACCAGCCTTTCCTCATAAAGACTGATCACTATCTAGCCAAACTCTATAAA AATACCTCAGTTTTGGAAAACCACCACTGGAAGTCAGCAGTGGGTCTCCTCAGAGAGACTGGACTGTTCTCCCATTTGCCTCCTGAGGACAG TCTGAACATGGAGAGGGAATTGGGCTCCTTGATTCTGGCCACGGACATCAGCAGACAGAATGACTACCTGTCCAGGTTTCGCACGCACCTGGACAAGGACAGCCTGTGCTTGAGGAACGCCAGCCACCGTCACTTCATCCTGCAG ATGACGCTAAAGTGTGCAGACATCTGCAACCCCTGCAGACCCTGGGAGCTGAGCAAACAGTGGAGTGAGAAAGTGACGGCGGAGTTCTTCCAACAAG GAGATATTGAGAAGGAGCACAAGCTTGAAGTTAGCCCATTTTGTGACAGAGAGAAGAACACGGTCGGCAACATTCAGATAG gcTTTATGACGTATGTGGCAGAGCCGCTGTTTGGAGAGTGGGCCCGTTTCTCCGACACACGTCTGTCCCAGACCATGTTAGGCCACATGGGGCTGAACAAAGCCAGCTGGGGCAGCTTGCTGCAGGAACAAAGCCCCATCTCCGAGGAGGCAGAGCCCGCCGCAGCCGGCACGGACACGAAAGATGTCGCCGCAGGAGGAACCAGCTCCAAAGAAATACCTCAGGGAAGCAAAGAATCCTGA
- the pde7a gene encoding high affinity cAMP-specific 3',5'-cyclic phosphodiesterase 7A isoform X4, protein MEVCYQLPVLPLDRPVPKHVLSRRGAISFSSSSSLFGAPDPRQLSQRRGAISYDSSDQTALYIRMLGACVVFKQLFARDVRVRSQVGFEPERRSSHPYHCIDFRTLHTRLGCGASATSSEKTEKRVHRLLSFQRYLHSSRLLRGIPQQIPLHILDEDYTGQARCMLEKVGNWNFDVFLFDKLTNGNSLVTLTFHLLNHYDLVELFQLDMVKLWRFLVLVQEDYHNDNPYHNAVHAADVTQAMHCYLQEPMLAKSLTSFDILLGILAAATHDLGHPGVNQPFLIKTDHYLAKLYKNTSVLENHHWKSAVGLLRETGLFSHLPPEDSLNMERELGSLILATDISRQNDYLSRFRTHLDKDSLCLRNASHRHFILQMTLKCADICNPCRPWELSKQWSEKVTAEFFQQGDIEKEHKLEVSPFCDREKNTVGNIQIGFMTYVAEPLFGEWARFSDTRLSQTMLGHMGLNKASWGSLLQEQSPISEEAEPAAAGTDTKDVAAGGTSSKEIPQGSKES, encoded by the exons ATGGAAGTATGTTATCAGCTGCCGGTGTTGCCTCTGGACAGGCCGGTTCCCAAGCATGTCCTCAGCCGCAGAGGGGCCATCAGTTTCAGCTCCAGCTCTTCTCTGTTCGGGGCTCCTGATCCCAGGCAGCTGTCACAG agACGAGGGGCCATCTCCTATGACAGCTCTGATCAGACTGCCCTCTACATTCGTATGCTCG GAGCTTGTGTAGTATTCAAACAGCTGTTTGCAA GAGATGTGAGAGTGAGAAGTCAGGTTGGATTTGAACCAGAACGAAGAAGCTCCCACCCGTACCATTGCATTGATTTCCGAACACTTCATA CACGACTGGGTTGTGGCGCCTCGGCTACCAGCTCTGAAAAGACTGAAAAGAGGGTTCACAGACTTCTCAGCTTCCAGAGATACCTGCACTCGTCCCGCCTGCTGCGGGGAATCCCCCAGCAGATCCCCCTCCACATCCTCGATGAAGACTACACTGGACAGGCTAGA TGCATGCTGGAAAAAGTTGGCAACTGGAATTTTGATGTTTTCCTCTTTGATAAGTTGACAAACG GCAACAGTCTGGTCACCCTGACTTTCCATCTGTTGAACCACTATGACCTGGTGGAGCTCTTCCAGCTGGATATGGTCAAACTGTGGAggtttctggtcctggttcaggagGATTACCACAATGACAACCCGTACCACAACGCTGTCCACGCTGCAGATGTCACGCAGGCCATGCACTGCTACCTGCAGGAGCCCATG CTTGCAAAGTCTTTGACCTCCTTCGACATCCTCCTGGGTATCCTAGCAGCTGCCACACATGACCTGGGCCATCCTGGTGTCAACCAGCCTTTCCTCATAAAGACTGATCACTATCTAGCCAAACTCTATAAA AATACCTCAGTTTTGGAAAACCACCACTGGAAGTCAGCAGTGGGTCTCCTCAGAGAGACTGGACTGTTCTCCCATTTGCCTCCTGAGGACAG TCTGAACATGGAGAGGGAATTGGGCTCCTTGATTCTGGCCACGGACATCAGCAGACAGAATGACTACCTGTCCAGGTTTCGCACGCACCTGGACAAGGACAGCCTGTGCTTGAGGAACGCCAGCCACCGTCACTTCATCCTGCAG ATGACGCTAAAGTGTGCAGACATCTGCAACCCCTGCAGACCCTGGGAGCTGAGCAAACAGTGGAGTGAGAAAGTGACGGCGGAGTTCTTCCAACAAG GAGATATTGAGAAGGAGCACAAGCTTGAAGTTAGCCCATTTTGTGACAGAGAGAAGAACACGGTCGGCAACATTCAGATAG gcTTTATGACGTATGTGGCAGAGCCGCTGTTTGGAGAGTGGGCCCGTTTCTCCGACACACGTCTGTCCCAGACCATGTTAGGCCACATGGGGCTGAACAAAGCCAGCTGGGGCAGCTTGCTGCAGGAACAAAGCCCCATCTCCGAGGAGGCAGAGCCCGCCGCAGCCGGCACGGACACGAAAGATGTCGCCGCAGGAGGAACCAGCTCCAAAGAAATACCTCAGGGAAGCAAAGAATCCTGA
- the pde7a gene encoding high affinity cAMP-specific 3',5'-cyclic phosphodiesterase 7A isoform X3 has translation MEVCYQLPVLPLDRPVPKHVLSRRGAISFSSSSSLFGAPDPRQLSQITTFPLVNRGRKSRLEDRRGAISYDSSDQTALYIRMLDVRVRSQVGFEPERRSSHPYHCIDFRTLHTRLGCGASATSSEKTEKRVHRLLSFQRYLHSSRLLRGIPQQIPLHILDEDYTGQARCMLEKVGNWNFDVFLFDKLTNGNSLVTLTFHLLNHYDLVELFQLDMVKLWRFLVLVQEDYHNDNPYHNAVHAADVTQAMHCYLQEPMLAKSLTSFDILLGILAAATHDLGHPGVNQPFLIKTDHYLAKLYKNTSVLENHHWKSAVGLLRETGLFSHLPPEDSLNMERELGSLILATDISRQNDYLSRFRTHLDKDSLCLRNASHRHFILQMTLKCADICNPCRPWELSKQWSEKVTAEFFQQGDIEKEHKLEVSPFCDREKNTVGNIQIGFMTYVAEPLFGEWARFSDTRLSQTMLGHMGLNKASWGSLLQEQSPISEEAEPAAAGTDTKDVAAGGTSSKEIPQGSKES, from the exons ATGGAAGTATGTTATCAGCTGCCGGTGTTGCCTCTGGACAGGCCGGTTCCCAAGCATGTCCTCAGCCGCAGAGGGGCCATCAGTTTCAGCTCCAGCTCTTCTCTGTTCGGGGCTCCTGATCCCAGGCAGCTGTCACAG ATAACGACATTTCCTCTGgtaaacagaggacgaaagagtAGGCTTGAAGAC agACGAGGGGCCATCTCCTATGACAGCTCTGATCAGACTGCCCTCTACATTCGTATGCTCG ATGTGAGAGTGAGAAGTCAGGTTGGATTTGAACCAGAACGAAGAAGCTCCCACCCGTACCATTGCATTGATTTCCGAACACTTCATA CACGACTGGGTTGTGGCGCCTCGGCTACCAGCTCTGAAAAGACTGAAAAGAGGGTTCACAGACTTCTCAGCTTCCAGAGATACCTGCACTCGTCCCGCCTGCTGCGGGGAATCCCCCAGCAGATCCCCCTCCACATCCTCGATGAAGACTACACTGGACAGGCTAGA TGCATGCTGGAAAAAGTTGGCAACTGGAATTTTGATGTTTTCCTCTTTGATAAGTTGACAAACG GCAACAGTCTGGTCACCCTGACTTTCCATCTGTTGAACCACTATGACCTGGTGGAGCTCTTCCAGCTGGATATGGTCAAACTGTGGAggtttctggtcctggttcaggagGATTACCACAATGACAACCCGTACCACAACGCTGTCCACGCTGCAGATGTCACGCAGGCCATGCACTGCTACCTGCAGGAGCCCATG CTTGCAAAGTCTTTGACCTCCTTCGACATCCTCCTGGGTATCCTAGCAGCTGCCACACATGACCTGGGCCATCCTGGTGTCAACCAGCCTTTCCTCATAAAGACTGATCACTATCTAGCCAAACTCTATAAA AATACCTCAGTTTTGGAAAACCACCACTGGAAGTCAGCAGTGGGTCTCCTCAGAGAGACTGGACTGTTCTCCCATTTGCCTCCTGAGGACAG TCTGAACATGGAGAGGGAATTGGGCTCCTTGATTCTGGCCACGGACATCAGCAGACAGAATGACTACCTGTCCAGGTTTCGCACGCACCTGGACAAGGACAGCCTGTGCTTGAGGAACGCCAGCCACCGTCACTTCATCCTGCAG ATGACGCTAAAGTGTGCAGACATCTGCAACCCCTGCAGACCCTGGGAGCTGAGCAAACAGTGGAGTGAGAAAGTGACGGCGGAGTTCTTCCAACAAG GAGATATTGAGAAGGAGCACAAGCTTGAAGTTAGCCCATTTTGTGACAGAGAGAAGAACACGGTCGGCAACATTCAGATAG gcTTTATGACGTATGTGGCAGAGCCGCTGTTTGGAGAGTGGGCCCGTTTCTCCGACACACGTCTGTCCCAGACCATGTTAGGCCACATGGGGCTGAACAAAGCCAGCTGGGGCAGCTTGCTGCAGGAACAAAGCCCCATCTCCGAGGAGGCAGAGCCCGCCGCAGCCGGCACGGACACGAAAGATGTCGCCGCAGGAGGAACCAGCTCCAAAGAAATACCTCAGGGAAGCAAAGAATCCTGA
- the pde7a gene encoding high affinity cAMP-specific 3',5'-cyclic phosphodiesterase 7A isoform X6 — MEVCYQLPVLPLDRPVPKHVLSRRGAISFSSSSSLFGAPDPRQLSQRRGAISYDSSDQTALYIRMLDVRVRSQVGFEPERRSSHPYHCIDFRTLHTRLGCGASATSSEKTEKRVHRLLSFQRYLHSSRLLRGIPQQIPLHILDEDYTGQARCMLEKVGNWNFDVFLFDKLTNGNSLVTLTFHLLNHYDLVELFQLDMVKLWRFLVLVQEDYHNDNPYHNAVHAADVTQAMHCYLQEPMLAKSLTSFDILLGILAAATHDLGHPGVNQPFLIKTDHYLAKLYKNTSVLENHHWKSAVGLLRETGLFSHLPPEDSLNMERELGSLILATDISRQNDYLSRFRTHLDKDSLCLRNASHRHFILQMTLKCADICNPCRPWELSKQWSEKVTAEFFQQGDIEKEHKLEVSPFCDREKNTVGNIQIGFMTYVAEPLFGEWARFSDTRLSQTMLGHMGLNKASWGSLLQEQSPISEEAEPAAAGTDTKDVAAGGTSSKEIPQGSKES; from the exons ATGGAAGTATGTTATCAGCTGCCGGTGTTGCCTCTGGACAGGCCGGTTCCCAAGCATGTCCTCAGCCGCAGAGGGGCCATCAGTTTCAGCTCCAGCTCTTCTCTGTTCGGGGCTCCTGATCCCAGGCAGCTGTCACAG agACGAGGGGCCATCTCCTATGACAGCTCTGATCAGACTGCCCTCTACATTCGTATGCTCG ATGTGAGAGTGAGAAGTCAGGTTGGATTTGAACCAGAACGAAGAAGCTCCCACCCGTACCATTGCATTGATTTCCGAACACTTCATA CACGACTGGGTTGTGGCGCCTCGGCTACCAGCTCTGAAAAGACTGAAAAGAGGGTTCACAGACTTCTCAGCTTCCAGAGATACCTGCACTCGTCCCGCCTGCTGCGGGGAATCCCCCAGCAGATCCCCCTCCACATCCTCGATGAAGACTACACTGGACAGGCTAGA TGCATGCTGGAAAAAGTTGGCAACTGGAATTTTGATGTTTTCCTCTTTGATAAGTTGACAAACG GCAACAGTCTGGTCACCCTGACTTTCCATCTGTTGAACCACTATGACCTGGTGGAGCTCTTCCAGCTGGATATGGTCAAACTGTGGAggtttctggtcctggttcaggagGATTACCACAATGACAACCCGTACCACAACGCTGTCCACGCTGCAGATGTCACGCAGGCCATGCACTGCTACCTGCAGGAGCCCATG CTTGCAAAGTCTTTGACCTCCTTCGACATCCTCCTGGGTATCCTAGCAGCTGCCACACATGACCTGGGCCATCCTGGTGTCAACCAGCCTTTCCTCATAAAGACTGATCACTATCTAGCCAAACTCTATAAA AATACCTCAGTTTTGGAAAACCACCACTGGAAGTCAGCAGTGGGTCTCCTCAGAGAGACTGGACTGTTCTCCCATTTGCCTCCTGAGGACAG TCTGAACATGGAGAGGGAATTGGGCTCCTTGATTCTGGCCACGGACATCAGCAGACAGAATGACTACCTGTCCAGGTTTCGCACGCACCTGGACAAGGACAGCCTGTGCTTGAGGAACGCCAGCCACCGTCACTTCATCCTGCAG ATGACGCTAAAGTGTGCAGACATCTGCAACCCCTGCAGACCCTGGGAGCTGAGCAAACAGTGGAGTGAGAAAGTGACGGCGGAGTTCTTCCAACAAG GAGATATTGAGAAGGAGCACAAGCTTGAAGTTAGCCCATTTTGTGACAGAGAGAAGAACACGGTCGGCAACATTCAGATAG gcTTTATGACGTATGTGGCAGAGCCGCTGTTTGGAGAGTGGGCCCGTTTCTCCGACACACGTCTGTCCCAGACCATGTTAGGCCACATGGGGCTGAACAAAGCCAGCTGGGGCAGCTTGCTGCAGGAACAAAGCCCCATCTCCGAGGAGGCAGAGCCCGCCGCAGCCGGCACGGACACGAAAGATGTCGCCGCAGGAGGAACCAGCTCCAAAGAAATACCTCAGGGAAGCAAAGAATCCTGA
- the pde7a gene encoding high affinity cAMP-specific 3',5'-cyclic phosphodiesterase 7A isoform X5: MEVCYQLPVLPLDRPVPKHVLSRRGAISFSSSSSLFGAPDPRQLSQRRGAISYDSSDQTALYIRMLGDVRVRSQVGFEPERRSSHPYHCIDFRTLHTRLGCGASATSSEKTEKRVHRLLSFQRYLHSSRLLRGIPQQIPLHILDEDYTGQARCMLEKVGNWNFDVFLFDKLTNGNSLVTLTFHLLNHYDLVELFQLDMVKLWRFLVLVQEDYHNDNPYHNAVHAADVTQAMHCYLQEPMLAKSLTSFDILLGILAAATHDLGHPGVNQPFLIKTDHYLAKLYKNTSVLENHHWKSAVGLLRETGLFSHLPPEDSLNMERELGSLILATDISRQNDYLSRFRTHLDKDSLCLRNASHRHFILQMTLKCADICNPCRPWELSKQWSEKVTAEFFQQGDIEKEHKLEVSPFCDREKNTVGNIQIGFMTYVAEPLFGEWARFSDTRLSQTMLGHMGLNKASWGSLLQEQSPISEEAEPAAAGTDTKDVAAGGTSSKEIPQGSKES; this comes from the exons ATGGAAGTATGTTATCAGCTGCCGGTGTTGCCTCTGGACAGGCCGGTTCCCAAGCATGTCCTCAGCCGCAGAGGGGCCATCAGTTTCAGCTCCAGCTCTTCTCTGTTCGGGGCTCCTGATCCCAGGCAGCTGTCACAG agACGAGGGGCCATCTCCTATGACAGCTCTGATCAGACTGCCCTCTACATTCGTATGCTCG GAGATGTGAGAGTGAGAAGTCAGGTTGGATTTGAACCAGAACGAAGAAGCTCCCACCCGTACCATTGCATTGATTTCCGAACACTTCATA CACGACTGGGTTGTGGCGCCTCGGCTACCAGCTCTGAAAAGACTGAAAAGAGGGTTCACAGACTTCTCAGCTTCCAGAGATACCTGCACTCGTCCCGCCTGCTGCGGGGAATCCCCCAGCAGATCCCCCTCCACATCCTCGATGAAGACTACACTGGACAGGCTAGA TGCATGCTGGAAAAAGTTGGCAACTGGAATTTTGATGTTTTCCTCTTTGATAAGTTGACAAACG GCAACAGTCTGGTCACCCTGACTTTCCATCTGTTGAACCACTATGACCTGGTGGAGCTCTTCCAGCTGGATATGGTCAAACTGTGGAggtttctggtcctggttcaggagGATTACCACAATGACAACCCGTACCACAACGCTGTCCACGCTGCAGATGTCACGCAGGCCATGCACTGCTACCTGCAGGAGCCCATG CTTGCAAAGTCTTTGACCTCCTTCGACATCCTCCTGGGTATCCTAGCAGCTGCCACACATGACCTGGGCCATCCTGGTGTCAACCAGCCTTTCCTCATAAAGACTGATCACTATCTAGCCAAACTCTATAAA AATACCTCAGTTTTGGAAAACCACCACTGGAAGTCAGCAGTGGGTCTCCTCAGAGAGACTGGACTGTTCTCCCATTTGCCTCCTGAGGACAG TCTGAACATGGAGAGGGAATTGGGCTCCTTGATTCTGGCCACGGACATCAGCAGACAGAATGACTACCTGTCCAGGTTTCGCACGCACCTGGACAAGGACAGCCTGTGCTTGAGGAACGCCAGCCACCGTCACTTCATCCTGCAG ATGACGCTAAAGTGTGCAGACATCTGCAACCCCTGCAGACCCTGGGAGCTGAGCAAACAGTGGAGTGAGAAAGTGACGGCGGAGTTCTTCCAACAAG GAGATATTGAGAAGGAGCACAAGCTTGAAGTTAGCCCATTTTGTGACAGAGAGAAGAACACGGTCGGCAACATTCAGATAG gcTTTATGACGTATGTGGCAGAGCCGCTGTTTGGAGAGTGGGCCCGTTTCTCCGACACACGTCTGTCCCAGACCATGTTAGGCCACATGGGGCTGAACAAAGCCAGCTGGGGCAGCTTGCTGCAGGAACAAAGCCCCATCTCCGAGGAGGCAGAGCCCGCCGCAGCCGGCACGGACACGAAAGATGTCGCCGCAGGAGGAACCAGCTCCAAAGAAATACCTCAGGGAAGCAAAGAATCCTGA
- the pde7a gene encoding high affinity cAMP-specific 3',5'-cyclic phosphodiesterase 7A isoform X1: protein MEVCYQLPVLPLDRPVPKHVLSRRGAISFSSSSSLFGAPDPRQLSQITTFPLVNRGRKSRLEDRRGAISYDSSDQTALYIRMLGACVVFKQLFARDVRVRSQVGFEPERRSSHPYHCIDFRTLHTRLGCGASATSSEKTEKRVHRLLSFQRYLHSSRLLRGIPQQIPLHILDEDYTGQARCMLEKVGNWNFDVFLFDKLTNGNSLVTLTFHLLNHYDLVELFQLDMVKLWRFLVLVQEDYHNDNPYHNAVHAADVTQAMHCYLQEPMLAKSLTSFDILLGILAAATHDLGHPGVNQPFLIKTDHYLAKLYKNTSVLENHHWKSAVGLLRETGLFSHLPPEDSLNMERELGSLILATDISRQNDYLSRFRTHLDKDSLCLRNASHRHFILQMTLKCADICNPCRPWELSKQWSEKVTAEFFQQGDIEKEHKLEVSPFCDREKNTVGNIQIGFMTYVAEPLFGEWARFSDTRLSQTMLGHMGLNKASWGSLLQEQSPISEEAEPAAAGTDTKDVAAGGTSSKEIPQGSKES, encoded by the exons ATGGAAGTATGTTATCAGCTGCCGGTGTTGCCTCTGGACAGGCCGGTTCCCAAGCATGTCCTCAGCCGCAGAGGGGCCATCAGTTTCAGCTCCAGCTCTTCTCTGTTCGGGGCTCCTGATCCCAGGCAGCTGTCACAG ATAACGACATTTCCTCTGgtaaacagaggacgaaagagtAGGCTTGAAGAC agACGAGGGGCCATCTCCTATGACAGCTCTGATCAGACTGCCCTCTACATTCGTATGCTCG GAGCTTGTGTAGTATTCAAACAGCTGTTTGCAA GAGATGTGAGAGTGAGAAGTCAGGTTGGATTTGAACCAGAACGAAGAAGCTCCCACCCGTACCATTGCATTGATTTCCGAACACTTCATA CACGACTGGGTTGTGGCGCCTCGGCTACCAGCTCTGAAAAGACTGAAAAGAGGGTTCACAGACTTCTCAGCTTCCAGAGATACCTGCACTCGTCCCGCCTGCTGCGGGGAATCCCCCAGCAGATCCCCCTCCACATCCTCGATGAAGACTACACTGGACAGGCTAGA TGCATGCTGGAAAAAGTTGGCAACTGGAATTTTGATGTTTTCCTCTTTGATAAGTTGACAAACG GCAACAGTCTGGTCACCCTGACTTTCCATCTGTTGAACCACTATGACCTGGTGGAGCTCTTCCAGCTGGATATGGTCAAACTGTGGAggtttctggtcctggttcaggagGATTACCACAATGACAACCCGTACCACAACGCTGTCCACGCTGCAGATGTCACGCAGGCCATGCACTGCTACCTGCAGGAGCCCATG CTTGCAAAGTCTTTGACCTCCTTCGACATCCTCCTGGGTATCCTAGCAGCTGCCACACATGACCTGGGCCATCCTGGTGTCAACCAGCCTTTCCTCATAAAGACTGATCACTATCTAGCCAAACTCTATAAA AATACCTCAGTTTTGGAAAACCACCACTGGAAGTCAGCAGTGGGTCTCCTCAGAGAGACTGGACTGTTCTCCCATTTGCCTCCTGAGGACAG TCTGAACATGGAGAGGGAATTGGGCTCCTTGATTCTGGCCACGGACATCAGCAGACAGAATGACTACCTGTCCAGGTTTCGCACGCACCTGGACAAGGACAGCCTGTGCTTGAGGAACGCCAGCCACCGTCACTTCATCCTGCAG ATGACGCTAAAGTGTGCAGACATCTGCAACCCCTGCAGACCCTGGGAGCTGAGCAAACAGTGGAGTGAGAAAGTGACGGCGGAGTTCTTCCAACAAG GAGATATTGAGAAGGAGCACAAGCTTGAAGTTAGCCCATTTTGTGACAGAGAGAAGAACACGGTCGGCAACATTCAGATAG gcTTTATGACGTATGTGGCAGAGCCGCTGTTTGGAGAGTGGGCCCGTTTCTCCGACACACGTCTGTCCCAGACCATGTTAGGCCACATGGGGCTGAACAAAGCCAGCTGGGGCAGCTTGCTGCAGGAACAAAGCCCCATCTCCGAGGAGGCAGAGCCCGCCGCAGCCGGCACGGACACGAAAGATGTCGCCGCAGGAGGAACCAGCTCCAAAGAAATACCTCAGGGAAGCAAAGAATCCTGA
- the pde7a gene encoding high affinity cAMP-specific 3',5'-cyclic phosphodiesterase 7A isoform X7 produces the protein MLGDVRVRSQVGFEPERRSSHPYHCIDFRTLHTRLGCGASATSSEKTEKRVHRLLSFQRYLHSSRLLRGIPQQIPLHILDEDYTGQARCMLEKVGNWNFDVFLFDKLTNGNSLVTLTFHLLNHYDLVELFQLDMVKLWRFLVLVQEDYHNDNPYHNAVHAADVTQAMHCYLQEPMLAKSLTSFDILLGILAAATHDLGHPGVNQPFLIKTDHYLAKLYKNTSVLENHHWKSAVGLLRETGLFSHLPPEDSLNMERELGSLILATDISRQNDYLSRFRTHLDKDSLCLRNASHRHFILQMTLKCADICNPCRPWELSKQWSEKVTAEFFQQGDIEKEHKLEVSPFCDREKNTVGNIQIGFMTYVAEPLFGEWARFSDTRLSQTMLGHMGLNKASWGSLLQEQSPISEEAEPAAAGTDTKDVAAGGTSSKEIPQGSKES, from the exons ATGCTCG GAGATGTGAGAGTGAGAAGTCAGGTTGGATTTGAACCAGAACGAAGAAGCTCCCACCCGTACCATTGCATTGATTTCCGAACACTTCATA CACGACTGGGTTGTGGCGCCTCGGCTACCAGCTCTGAAAAGACTGAAAAGAGGGTTCACAGACTTCTCAGCTTCCAGAGATACCTGCACTCGTCCCGCCTGCTGCGGGGAATCCCCCAGCAGATCCCCCTCCACATCCTCGATGAAGACTACACTGGACAGGCTAGA TGCATGCTGGAAAAAGTTGGCAACTGGAATTTTGATGTTTTCCTCTTTGATAAGTTGACAAACG GCAACAGTCTGGTCACCCTGACTTTCCATCTGTTGAACCACTATGACCTGGTGGAGCTCTTCCAGCTGGATATGGTCAAACTGTGGAggtttctggtcctggttcaggagGATTACCACAATGACAACCCGTACCACAACGCTGTCCACGCTGCAGATGTCACGCAGGCCATGCACTGCTACCTGCAGGAGCCCATG CTTGCAAAGTCTTTGACCTCCTTCGACATCCTCCTGGGTATCCTAGCAGCTGCCACACATGACCTGGGCCATCCTGGTGTCAACCAGCCTTTCCTCATAAAGACTGATCACTATCTAGCCAAACTCTATAAA AATACCTCAGTTTTGGAAAACCACCACTGGAAGTCAGCAGTGGGTCTCCTCAGAGAGACTGGACTGTTCTCCCATTTGCCTCCTGAGGACAG TCTGAACATGGAGAGGGAATTGGGCTCCTTGATTCTGGCCACGGACATCAGCAGACAGAATGACTACCTGTCCAGGTTTCGCACGCACCTGGACAAGGACAGCCTGTGCTTGAGGAACGCCAGCCACCGTCACTTCATCCTGCAG ATGACGCTAAAGTGTGCAGACATCTGCAACCCCTGCAGACCCTGGGAGCTGAGCAAACAGTGGAGTGAGAAAGTGACGGCGGAGTTCTTCCAACAAG GAGATATTGAGAAGGAGCACAAGCTTGAAGTTAGCCCATTTTGTGACAGAGAGAAGAACACGGTCGGCAACATTCAGATAG gcTTTATGACGTATGTGGCAGAGCCGCTGTTTGGAGAGTGGGCCCGTTTCTCCGACACACGTCTGTCCCAGACCATGTTAGGCCACATGGGGCTGAACAAAGCCAGCTGGGGCAGCTTGCTGCAGGAACAAAGCCCCATCTCCGAGGAGGCAGAGCCCGCCGCAGCCGGCACGGACACGAAAGATGTCGCCGCAGGAGGAACCAGCTCCAAAGAAATACCTCAGGGAAGCAAAGAATCCTGA